A single window of Rhodamnia argentea isolate NSW1041297 chromosome 5, ASM2092103v1, whole genome shotgun sequence DNA harbors:
- the LOC115746582 gene encoding protein NTM1-like 9 isoform X2 — protein sequence MGEWAEAWPVGLRFKPTEYELVRHHLTRKLRGEIEAICLIPELYIYDWEPPELFARYNELSSIPSDGSECFFFCPRGRKRKRKTQCGFWKETSTIRPVQAPGTGEEIGLRRSMVYHEGQQGNARRTKFGMYEYHLNSNISDSEISDPTALVLCHIAIRKSKKAKSAMASTSTDLSGPTDLNDSQDEGTLEIGAQASPGVTAEFPYPDETSDFDLPDRNVPAPDQQPQTSEEQRLSYDDHRPYSPSDGINLVDLLNFDEGTDSMPNQSDNASV from the exons ATGGGAGAATGGGCAGAGGCGTGGCCGGTGGGACTCAGATTCAAACCGACGGAGTACGAGCTCGTCCGTCATCACTTGACCAGAAAACTCAGAGGAGAAATTGAAGCTATCTGCCTAATTCCCGAGCTATACATCTACGACTGGGAGCCTCCGGAGTTATTTGCACGATACAACG AATTGTCGAGCATCCCGTCGGATGGAAGCgagtgtttcttcttttgtccaCGTGGTCgtaagaggaagaggaagacccAGTGTGGATTCTGGAAAGAGACAAGTACCATACGTCCTGTACAAGCACCGGGCACCGGTGAAGAGATAGGGCTCAGGAGGAGCATGGTTTACCACGAAGGTCAACAAGGAAATGCCCGCAGGACCAAGTTCGGCATGTACGAGTATCACCTAAATTCGAACATTTCGGACAGTGAAATTTCGGACCCG ACAGCGTTGGTTCTTTGCCACATAGCAATCCGGAAAAGCAAGAAAGCAAAGTCAGCAATGGCAAGTACTTCAACCGATTTAAGCGGCCCTACCGATCTGAATGATTCCCAAGACGAAGGAACGCTAGAAATTGGTGCACAG GCATCTCCCGGAGTTACTGCTGAATTCCCCTATCCGGACGAGACGTCGGATTTTGATTTACCAGACCGGAATGTGCCTGCTCCTGATCAGCAGCCTCAGACGAGCGAAGAGCAACGCTTGTCTTATGATGATCATCGCCCGTATTCTCCAAGCGACGGCATCAATCTCGTGGATCTCTTGAACTTTGACGAGGGCACTGATAGTATGCCCAACCAGAGTGATAATGCCAGTGTTTGA
- the LOC115746582 gene encoding NAC domain-containing protein 91-like isoform X5, with product MGEWAEAWPVGLRFKPTEYELVRHHLTRKLRGEIEAICLIPELYIYDWEPPELFARYNELSSIPSDGSECFFFCPRGRKRKRKTQCGFWKETSTIRPVQAPGTGEEIGLRRSMVYHEGQQGNARRTKFGMYEYHLNSNISDSEISDPMALVLCHITNRKSERAKSATASTSTDLSGPCNLDDSETPEISAQASPGVTAEFPYPDETSDFDLPDRNVPAPDQQPQTSEEQRLSYDDHRPYSPSDGINLVDLLNFDEGTDSMPNQSDNASV from the exons ATGGGAGAATGGGCAGAGGCGTGGCCGGTGGGACTCAGATTCAAACCGACGGAGTACGAGCTCGTCCGTCATCACTTGACCAGAAAACTCAGAGGAGAAATTGAAGCTATCTGCCTAATTCCCGAGCTATACATCTACGACTGGGAGCCTCCGGAGTTATTTGCACGATACAACG AATTGTCGAGCATCCCGTCGGATGGAAGCgagtgtttcttcttttgtccaCGTGGTCgtaagaggaagaggaagacccAGTGTGGATTCTGGAAAGAGACAAGTACCATACGTCCTGTACAAGCACCGGGCACCGGTGAAGAGATAGGGCTCAGGAGGAGCATGGTTTACCACGAAGGTCAACAAGGAAATGCCCGCAGGACCAAGTTCGGCATGTACGAGTATCACCTAAATTCGAACATTTCGGACAGTGAAATTTCGGACCCG ATGGCGTTGGTTCTCTGTCACATAACAAACCGGAAAAGCGAGAGAGCAAAGTCGGCAACAGCGAGTACTTCAACCGATTTAAGTGGCCCTTGCAATCTGGATGATTCAGAAACGCCAGAAATCAGTGCACAG GCATCTCCCGGAGTTACTGCTGAATTCCCCTATCCGGACGAGACGTCGGATTTTGATTTACCAGACCGGAATGTGCCTGCTCCTGATCAGCAGCCTCAGACGAGCGAAGAGCAACGCTTGTCTTATGATGATCATCGCCCGTATTCTCCAAGCGACGGCATCAATCTCGTGGATCTCTTGAACTTTGACGAGGGCACTGATAGTATGCCCAACCAGAGTGATAATGCCAGTGTTTGA
- the LOC115746582 gene encoding protein NTM1-like 9 isoform X1: protein MGEWAEAWPVGLRFKPTEYELVRHHLTRKLRGEIEAICLIPELYIYDWEPPELFARYNELSSIPSDGSECFFFCPRGRKRKRKTQCGFWKETSTIRPVQAPGTGEEIGLRRSMVYHEGQQGNARRTKFGMYEYHLNSNISDSEISDPTALVLCHIAIRKSKKAKSAMASTSTDLSGPTDLNDSQDEGTLEIGAQASPSVTVEFPYPNETSDFDFPDQNVLIPDQQSQTSEEHRFSCNDHWPYSPSNGFDPADFFNFDNLVDLLNFDEGTDSMPNQSDNASV from the exons ATGGGAGAATGGGCAGAGGCGTGGCCGGTGGGACTCAGATTCAAACCGACGGAGTACGAGCTCGTCCGTCATCACTTGACCAGAAAACTCAGAGGAGAAATTGAAGCTATCTGCCTAATTCCCGAGCTATACATCTACGACTGGGAGCCTCCGGAGTTATTTGCACGATACAACG AATTGTCGAGCATCCCGTCGGATGGAAGCgagtgtttcttcttttgtccaCGTGGTCgtaagaggaagaggaagacccAGTGTGGATTCTGGAAAGAGACAAGTACCATACGTCCTGTACAAGCACCGGGCACCGGTGAAGAGATAGGGCTCAGGAGGAGCATGGTTTACCACGAAGGTCAACAAGGAAATGCCCGCAGGACCAAGTTCGGCATGTACGAGTATCACCTAAATTCGAACATTTCGGACAGTGAAATTTCGGACCCG ACAGCGTTGGTTCTTTGCCACATAGCAATCCGGAAAAGCAAGAAAGCAAAGTCAGCAATGGCAAGTACTTCAACCGATTTAAGCGGCCCTACCGATCTGAATGATTCCCAAGACGAAGGAACGCTAGAAATTGGTGCACAG GCATCTCCCAGTGTTACTGTTGAATTTCCCTATCCGAACGAGACGTCGGATTTTGATTTTCCAGACCAGAATGTGCTGATTCCTGATCAGCAGTCTCAAACGAGTGAAGAGCATCGTTTTTCCTGCAATGATCATTGGCCGTATTCTCCAAGCAATGGCTTCGATCCTGCAGATTTCTTTAACTTTGA CAATCTCGTGGATCTCTTGAACTTTGACGAGGGCACTGATAGTATGCCCAACCAGAGTGATAATGCCAGTGTTTGA
- the LOC115746582 gene encoding protein NTM1-like 9 isoform X4: protein MGEWAEAWPVGLRFKPTEYELVRHHLTRKLRGEIEAICLIPELYIYDWEPPELFARYNELSSIPSDGSECFFFCPHRHKRKRKTECGFWKETCTKRVVQAPDTGEEIGLRRSLVYHTGRQRNARRTNLSMYEYHLKSNVSDSAIPDPMALVLCHITNRKSERAKSATASTSTDLSGPCNLDDSETPEISAQASPGVTAEFPYPDETSDFDLPDRNVPAPDQQPQTSEEQRLSYDDHRPYSPSDGINLVDLLNFDEGTDSMPNQSDNASV, encoded by the exons ATGGGAGAATGGGCAGAGGCGTGGCCGGTGGGACTCAGATTCAAACCGACGGAGTACGAGCTCGTCCGTCATCACTTGACCAGAAAACTCAGAGGAGAAATTGAAGCTATCTGCCTAATTCCCGAGCTATACATCTACGACTGGGAGCCTCCGGAGTTATTTGCACGATACAACG AATTGTCAAGTATCCCCTCGGATGGAAGTgagtgtttcttcttttgtcccCATCGTCataagaggaagaggaagaccgAGTGCGGATTTTGGAAAGAGACGTGTACCAAACGGGTTGTCCAAGCACCAGACACCGGCGAAGAGATAGGGCTCAGGAGGAGCTTGGTTTACCACACAGGTAGACAAAGAAATGCCCGTAGGACCAACTTGAGCATGTACGAATACCACCTAAAGTCGAATGTTTCGGACAGTGCGATTCCGGACCCG ATGGCGTTGGTTCTCTGTCACATAACAAACCGGAAAAGCGAGAGAGCAAAGTCGGCAACAGCGAGTACTTCAACCGATTTAAGTGGCCCTTGCAATCTGGATGATTCAGAAACGCCAGAAATCAGTGCACAG GCATCTCCCGGAGTTACTGCTGAATTCCCCTATCCGGACGAGACGTCGGATTTTGATTTACCAGACCGGAATGTGCCTGCTCCTGATCAGCAGCCTCAGACGAGCGAAGAGCAACGCTTGTCTTATGATGATCATCGCCCGTATTCTCCAAGCGACGGCATCAATCTCGTGGATCTCTTGAACTTTGACGAGGGCACTGATAGTATGCCCAACCAGAGTGATAATGCCAGTGTTTGA
- the LOC115746582 gene encoding protein NTM1-like 9 isoform X3 → MGEWVEAWPVGLRFKPTEDELVGHHLMKKLRGEMEAICLIPELYIYDWEPPELFARYNELSSIPSDGSECFFFCPHRHKRKRKTECGFWKETCTKRVVQAPDTGEEIGLRRSLVYHTGRQRNARRTNLSMYEYHLKSNVSDSAIPDPMALVLCHITNRKSERAKSATASTSTDLSGPCNLDDSETPEISAQASPGVTAEFPYPDETSDFDLPDRNVPAPDQQPQTSEEQRLSYDDHRPYSPSDGINLVDLLNFDEGTDSMPNQSDNASV, encoded by the exons ATGGGAGAATGGGTGGAGGCGTGGCCGGTGGGACTCAGATTCAAGCCGACGGAGGACGAGCTCGTCGGTCATCACTTGATGAAAAAGCTCAGAGGAGAAATGGAAGCTATCTGCCTAATTCCCGAGCTATACATCTACGACTGGGAGCCTCCGGAGCTATTTGCACGATACAACG AATTGTCAAGTATCCCCTCGGATGGAAGTgagtgtttcttcttttgtcccCATCGTCataagaggaagaggaagaccgAGTGCGGATTTTGGAAAGAGACGTGTACCAAACGGGTTGTCCAAGCACCAGACACCGGCGAAGAGATAGGGCTCAGGAGGAGCTTGGTTTACCACACAGGTAGACAAAGAAATGCCCGTAGGACCAACTTGAGCATGTACGAATACCACCTAAAGTCGAATGTTTCGGACAGTGCGATTCCGGACCCG ATGGCGTTGGTTCTCTGTCACATAACAAACCGGAAAAGCGAGAGAGCAAAGTCGGCAACAGCGAGTACTTCAACCGATTTAAGTGGCCCTTGCAATCTGGATGATTCAGAAACGCCAGAAATCAGTGCACAG GCATCTCCCGGAGTTACTGCTGAATTCCCCTATCCGGACGAGACGTCGGATTTTGATTTACCAGACCGGAATGTGCCTGCTCCTGATCAGCAGCCTCAGACGAGCGAAGAGCAACGCTTGTCTTATGATGATCATCGCCCGTATTCTCCAAGCGACGGCATCAATCTCGTGGATCTCTTGAACTTTGACGAGGGCACTGATAGTATGCCCAACCAGAGTGATAATGCCAGTGTTTGA